The region GGGCAGTGATGCGCCCCCGGGCACGGCATCGTCCTTTTCATGGGACGGACAGCCTCTGCCCTTTGTCCCCTACCGCGGGATGGAGGAAGCCATCGCCGCGCTCGCGCGCGGGGAGCGGCGCGCGCTTACTGTGCCGCATCTCGAAGGCCGCCGTGCCAATCCGGACAAGGCGGCGGCAGCCCGGATCCCCGTCGAAGAATACAAAGGACCCTTATTGATTGCCGGCGGTGATCGCGATGCCACATGGCCATCGGGCGAGATGGTGCGCGCGGTAGCGGAACGGCGGGCCGGGGAGGGCCTGCCGACGGTAGCGCTTAGCTTTGCCGAAGCGGGGCATTCCTTGGGCGGGACCGGATGGACACCGATGGATTATGAGGGCCGCCCGGTTCCCGCGAGCATCGACGTCGCCGCGCAGAGGATCGTCCATGCCGCCGTTATCGACTTCTTTTCCCGAGAACTTGGCCGTTTGTCGTCGGAACCAACGCAAGCTGATCGCTGACGGTTGCGTTTGGCCGGTTCCAGCGAGTTTCTACTGGCGTCGTAGCTTGGCCGCCAGGAATGGGCTGCTGCGTTATTTGCCGCTCAGCATGAAGCTAGCGATGGCAGCTGCCACGCCCGCGGACAGCGGCAGATCGGTAGCGCGGTAGACGGCGATGTTGTCGGCCATGCTATCGCCTGCCACGTCCTTCAGCACATGGTTCATGCCGGGCACGACCAGCAGCGTGGCACGGGGCTGTGCGGCCTTCAGCCGTTCGCCATCCCCGGTGGGCACCTGAATATCCTTGCCGCCCTGCACAATGAGCATCGGCAACGCTGTGTCTGTCGCCAGACTGGCGGGATCACGCGCCATCGCGCTGATGAGATAGCCTTGTACCGCCGGATGAAACACTTGGAGGAGCGGCCCGGGTAGGGCATCGGCGGCGACCCTGCGCCCGGCAGTGAGTTCGTCGATCGCGCGCTCGCCTGCTGCGAGCAACGGGGCGTTCGCGGGGTTGGCGCGCAGCTGTTGCCGGATCACTTCGCCAAAAGGGCGTCCGCCCGCCGAAAGCAGAACGAGGCCGCACAAGTCATCGACCGCACCGGCCGATGCCAGCGCCACCAGCCCGCCCTCGCTATGGCCGATCAGCCATACGCAAGGCGCGCCGGTCTGCGCACGGATGGTGGAGACCCATGCGGCGATGTCGGCGACATAATCCGGGATCGTGACTGCATTGGGATCGGCCACTGCCGCGCGGCTGCCGAACATCCCGCGCTTGTCGATCCGCACGCTGGCGATGCCTTTGTCAGCCAGCGCTTCTGCCAGCAGGCGGTAGGTCGCGGCATTGCCGATCAGCGGATTGTTGCCATCGCGATCAGTGGGTCCGGAACCGGGAATGATGAGCGCCATGGCCCTCTGCGGGCCTGCGGCGCTGCGCAGGGTGCCCGACAGCGGAGCGTCAGGGCCGGGCGCGGCGATCGGTGTCTCAGCAGGTTCGCCGCCAAGGGCAGGGGACGCCAGCATCATGGCACAGGCGAGAAACAAGGTGGATTTCGGCATTCTGGTCTTCTCCCGGGTTCGTATCAGGTGGTATGCCTGCGCGCCAGCCACCAGCTGTAGATCACCGGCACCAGTGCAGCGCAGGTCACCAGCGCGGTGATGATGATCATCCGCACGCCGGACCGTAGCGGCGCAATGGTCGCCAGCACGATCAGCCCGCCCGCCACCATCATCAGCTTGCCCCCCAACCGGTGCGTGGCGATCCAGTTGTCGGTATTGTTCAATGTCCACGGCGTGCGGATGCCCACCAGTAAGCCGGGTCGGGATTTGGGCAGCGCATCGCCCACCATCACCAGCAGCACGCCCATGCCTACCAGCAGCAGATCCGGCCCGAGCGTCCAGCCAAGCGCGGGCGCGGCAATCGTCATCTGGACATAGACCATTAGCAGCAGCGAGCCGATCCAGACCGCGCGCAGCACCGGCGCCGAGGCTTCCAGCTGCGGCTGAAGCGGCTCAAGGCGCGGGATCGCTACGAACAGGAGGCAGAGCATGATCGCCATAACCGCCGGCATCGCGAGCGCGACCAGCGCAGGCGCCGTGCGATCCGCCTCACCCGCCAGGTTCCAGTGAACTGGCAACTGCGCGCCCGACTTCAGCCCGGCAGCGACCCACAATCCAAACCCCAACATCGCCAGCGCCAGCCCAAGCGACGCGGTCAGCAAACCGCGCACGCTCATGCTTGTTCCCCTATATCCCGCGCAGCGCCTAACCGGTCCTCGCCGATCCCGACCCGCCCCATGAAGCCCAGCAGCGCTTCTTCCAAGGTTGAAAGGTTGAGCGTGTAGATGATCGATCCGCCGCGGTTTTCGCCCCGTATCAGCCCGGCCGCCTTTAGCTTGGCGAAGTGGCCCGACATGGTTGGCTTGGAGACCGGAAACCGATCCGCAATCTCGCCCGCACTCATCCCGCCGCGTTTGAGCAGCTCCAGCACCTCGCGCCGGATGGGGTGGGACAGGACCTCGAACACTTCATTCATAGCTATTTCGCTAAATTACGAAATAAATCATGTCAACTCTTGCGAGGCAGGACATTGATGATTCCGAGTTCCGCACCACAGTCGTCCAGAAGAGCCGAGCGCCCCACGCACAATTGAAGCTTAGGCACTAGGCGCAAGATCACCGCGATCTTCGACATGACCTCGCTAGCCCGTTCGTTATCAATGTCGCTTCAAAAGATGCGACGATAAAGAAACCCATCTGAGCGCATAGCTATGCACTACAGGCAATCGAAATAGCTCAAAAGGGTCAATGTCGGAAGGCTCGGTGAATTGAGCGCCTCTGCCGATCTGATCTGATTGGGGACCCGACCAGCGCTAAGGACAAAGTGCTGCAATAACTGACGGATCACTCAACAAAATCGCAATTGCGAAAATCTATGTGACGCAACGCCTTGGAGAAATTCGATGAAGCATCAAAAATTTCGGCTTGTAATAAAACCTGGCTTTGAGGGTGCCGTCCGTTTGGCCTAGTTGTGCAACTACGCAGATAATCTCAGAACCGATCAGTCGGCTTTGATTGCCTCCGCACTATTGAACTACATCAGCAACCGCTTCTCTGATCTCGATCCTTCTATAATCATCGCTAATATACTTGAAAATCAGTTAAACGGTTGGCGCATAGAACCGAATTCTCAGCAAGATCACGATCGCCTTATGATAGCGACCGAAGGTTCGGGCATCAGCCTCGCGAACTTGGTGGAATTAATTGAAACATTCTTGCCGGAAGCGCTCGGCCAACGAATGGTCTATGAGCCTCTTGTAAATCGACGGCCATCTGAATTCGATTTTTATCTGCACTGAGGCAGAAGCATTCCGCCGGGATAGTGTCCATCAATGGCCTAGGACAGCGCGGGACCTACATATCTCGGGCAATCGCTGCGACACACCCCGTCATGGGACCATTCGGGAGGGCGCCAGAGATAGGCGAGCTTATCCCGCCAGCGCGGCGCTGTGTCCATCCGGTCCTTCAGCTGCTCGAGCCCCACAAACTGCGCCGTCAGCGGGTTGTAATCATGGGTAGGCTTGACGAGGCCGGCATTCGGCTCTTCGCCGATCACGGCATATGTGCCGAACAACCGGTCCCATACGATCAGCACCTGGGCATAATTGCGGTCGATATATTGCGGCTGATTGGCGTGGTGCACCTTGTGGATCATTGGCGTGGCGAGCCAGCGATCCAGCCATCCAAGCCGGCCGATGTAGCTGGCATGGTTCCAAATGCCAAAGGCGTTCTTCACCACGCTCACCGCGATGAACACGACCGGCGGCACGCCAAGCAGCGCCGCCACCGTATCGAACAGTGGCCGGGGCAGGCCATCAAGGAAAAATCCGCGGGCGGCGGTGGAATGATTGAATTCGTTGGAGGAATGGTGAATCGCATGAAACGCCCACAGGAGCCCGACACGGTGGCCAAGCCGACGCTCCCAGTAGTAGCTCAGATCATGCACGATGAAAGCGACCGGGACGGCAACGAGCAGCGGCAGCCCATCGATCAGCCGCCAATTGTCATACACCAGCACATAGACAGCGAGCGGCAACACCACGCCGATCACCAGATTGATAATGCTCGACAGCAGATTGAGCCCGATCGAGCACAGCGCGCCCTTGTTGTTGTAATCGGGATTACCGCGGATCGCCCAGACCCGTTCAAGGACCACGCTAACGAAACACACCCCCGCCAGCAACCAGATGGCCGCTGGCCCGCCAATTAAGTCGATAGCTGCTGCAAGGTTTTCCATGACAAAGAAGCTATCAGCTTGGCGGCGCAGATCAATCGGCTTTGCCGCGCGTCGGCCATGTTGCTGCCACGGCGACCGGATCGTCGGTTTCGGCAGGGATCAGCACGTCGGGCGCGATACCCTTGCGACGACCGGATCATGCGGCAGCCGCAGCGACCGGGTGGTTGCCCATGCCAGCTGGAACCGGCCTGATGGGGCGGGGGCGGTCATCATCTCGCCAAAGTCGATCACGCCTGCAGAATTGGCCTGCCCCATCAGCGTGCCCTTGCGGCTCTGGCGGGCGTCTATAATGAAGTTCCCCGCCGACGTTCCGATTCCATCACTCAGGAACGCGACCCGCGCGGAGTTGGGAAGGGACCCGTCTAATAACACGATCTCAAAATTCGCGCCGCAGGTGATAAACGGCTCTGTGGCGGACTACATTCGGTCACCCTCGTCGCGCTGGGTCTGGGCGACGTCAGGTGAAGTTGTGGCAAGTTGATCGGCGACGCAGCGCCGGAGCTACATGTTGAGTGGGCTCACCCGGACTTCCACGCCGATGCGCCAGATCGCGCGGGTGGCAATCCACCGCAGCAAAGGGTCATAGACAAAGTCCGAACCACAGCCGTTATTGCGCACGTCGATATTGGCCGAAGAGTTGAGCGGAAAGGTCGCGTGGCACGCGCTTGATGTAGCCAATGCAGACAGCTTCGATGCCTTCGCAGCGGCCGTCGAAGCGCGCTTTGCCCGGATCGATGCCCTCTTCAACAATGCCGGCGTGATGCCGCCCGCCCCGCTTGCGGCCCTCAAGCGCGACGAATGGAAGCGGATGATCGATGTCAACATCCACGGGGTGCTCAACGGAATGGCATCGGTGATTCCGCGCTTTATCGCCCAAGGCGGCGGGCACGTCATGAATGTTGCCTCCATTGCCGGCCACTTGGTGGTGCCGACAGCGGCGGTCTATTGCGGCACCAAGCACGCCATGCGCGCCATCACCGAAAGCCTGCGACTGGAACATGACAAAATCCGCGCCACTCTGATCTCACCCGGAGTGGTGGCGACCGAACTGGGCCATGACATCACCGATCCTGCGGTAGCCGAAGCCCTGATCACATGGCGCAGGCAATCGCTCACACCTGATGCGATCGCTCGCGCCGTTCGCTTCGCGCTCGAACAGCCTGCGGGTGTCGACATCAACGAGATTATCGTGCGGCCGACATCGGCGGGGATGTAAGAAGCTGCGGCGATGTTGGCATTAAATCAAAGAATATCGAGGTCCTGTGCGTTTAGCCCATGCTATTGTACCAGGCCTTCCGGCTAATCATCGCCCTGACATTCGACCAGCCCCAAAGTGCAGTTTTGCACTTTAGGAGCATCGACTCAGCTTCAAGCGCTGCGATGTCGATTTTGGTCACCGGCATCATCGCAGTCTGCGCCCAGTCAGCGGCGTCACGGTCGGGACCGCGGAGCATATTGCAACGCCTTCGCCCATGCTCGCCGACTGTGCTTTCGGTCAGGGCAAGCGAGCCGGGCTCTTCGGCTTTTCATCTCAATGGTGGGACGATCGTGCCTGTAAATGCTCAAAGATCATGCGCAGTTCGATCAGATTCGCCACCCTCAATGCGAATTCGAACACGTCGAAGGGCTTGGTCACAATATCGCGCGCGCCGAGCGCCAGCGCGCGGCGCTTGGCTTCTATCGAGGTGTCCGCTGTCAGCACCATGATGGGGACGAGATCGCCCTCACCGGTAAGCCGCCCGAGGCTGCCGAGCAGGGCATAGCCGTCAATGCTCGGCATCATCAGATCAAGCAGTACAAGGTCAGGTTTGAAGGCGAGGTAGCGTTCGGCTGCGAGGCGCGGTTCGGTCAGCGCCTCGAAGTGCTGATAGCCCTCGCGCGCCAGCACCGCTTGGACTAAAGCGAGGTTCGCCGGTTCGTCGTCGATCGCAAGGATGCGTACATCGGTCGGCTTGCGGGGCGTGATCATGACGTTCGCTCCATGAGGGCCAGTTCGACCACCTCGAGGAGGGAAGGAACGTCGATTGGCTTGGTCAGCACGGCCGCAGCCCCGCGCGAAGTCCAGTCGGCCTGCGCGGCGAGAGCATCCGCGGTGAGCAGGATTACCGGCAGATCGGGGAAGGACGCGCCGAGTTCGCGCAGTACCCAGTCTCCGTCCCGGTCAGGCAGGTGCAGGTCGAGCAGCACCAGATCGGGGCTATGGCGCAACGCCAGATCGAGCCCGAGCCGGGCCTGCATGGCATGAAGAATCCGCGCCTCGGGCCAATGACGCGCTGCGACCGCCTCGATCAGCTGCGCGTTGGCGAGATTGTCCTCGACGACCAGAATAGTCAGGGGACGGGGAGCAGTGTGGTTCGGCAGCGGGGGTCGGGCGGGCAGCAGATCGGGTATCTTCGATTGAGCGGTCAACGGCAGCTCGAACCAGAAGCACGCCCCGTCGCGGCCGTCGGCGCGCGGCGCATGGCCGATCGACCCGTCCATTGCTTCGATCAGCGCGCGAGATAGCGACAGGCCCAGACCTGTGCCTTCGGTGCGAGCCGCGCCAGCAGCGAGCCGGGTAAAGGGCTGGAACAGTTCGCCGGCCTGGCCCGGATCGACGCCGATGCCGGTATCGATGACCTCGACCCGTACCCGTTCACCTGCGACCTCCGCCGTGATCACCACTTCGCCGCAGGGCCGGTTGTACTTGATCGCGTTGCTCAGCAGGTTGAGCAGTACTTGCAACAAGCGCCGCCGATCCGCCGCGACAGGAGCGAGGGGGGCTGTTTCGTGCCTGATCGCGATATGGTGACTTTCCGCCTCGGGCAGCGACAGCCCGACCGCCTCGCTAATTGTATCGCAAAGCGCTACCGGCACGATCTCCATGCCTAACTTGCCGGCCTCGATCCGCGCGATGTCGAGCACCTCGTCGATCAGCGCCAGCAGATGGCGGCCGGCCCGCAAGATCTGGTCGATGCTGGCAGCGTCGGTCTTCCCGCGCCCGGAATGATCGAGCTCCAGCAGCTGCGCAAACCCAAGGATGGCATTCAGCGGCGTGCGTAACTCGTGGCTCATGCGCGAAAGGAACAGGCTTTTGGCGCTGCTCGCCTGCTCTGCCTCTTGCCGGGAGTGCTCAAGCGCCTCCTGCGCGCGGCGGCGTTCGGTGATGTCGCGGGTCACCTTGGAAAAGCCGCGCAGCTCGCCCGCTTCGTCGCGCAGGGCAGTGATGACGACATTGGCCCAGAACAGCGTGCCGTCCTTCCTGATCCGCCATCCTTCATCCTCCATCCTGCCATCGCGTACTGCCTCGGCCAGATTGCGCATCGATCGATCATACGCGTCGTCGCCGGGATAGAAGGTCGAGAAATGGCGGCCGAGTATTTCGCCGCTCGTCCAGCCTTTGATGCGCTCGGCTCCGGTGTTCCAGCTTACCACGTTGCCCTGCGCATCGAGTGCGAAGATGCCGTAGTCGCGGACGCCCTCGATGACCAATCGGAAGCGTTCCTCGCCCTCACGCAAGGCCTGTTCGCGGGCCCTCAGCAGGGCGCTTGCCTCGGTCATCCGCACGGCAAGCAGTCCAATCTCGTCGCGCCCGGCCTCCCGTTGTTCAAGCGCCTCGCCTTGGGCAAGCAACACCGCATCGCGTTCAAGCCGCTGCACCCGGCGCACGATCCCGCTTGAGAACAGGAATACCGCAAACAGGCTTCCCACCAGCCCTGCCAATGTGAGCAGGCCGGTGATGACAAGGCCGTTGAAGCGCACCCGATCAAGCCGGTCCTGACGCGCCGCGAGCAGCTCGCGCTCGCGTTCCTGCATACCCTCAATCTCGCCGCGCAAGGCGTCGAGCACCTGCTTGTTGGCAGCAAGACCCGCAGTGATCGTGGGATCGCTGACAACGTCCGCCCCTGTTCGCCTGCGCGCCGCCACCAGCTGCGATAGCCCCTCACGCTTCTGGCTGGCCAGTGCCTCGATCCGGGCGAGATGGACCGATGCCTCGGCATCGCGGATCGACCCGCGCAGGCGCTGCGTGACTTGCGGGACCAGTTGCTCGGCCCGGTCATAGGGTTCGAGAAACCGCGGTTCGCCGGTCAGCAGATAGCCGCGTACCCCGCTCGAAGCCTCGGCCAGCAAGGCGTGCACTTCGTTCACATCGTTCTGGATCGCGATGGTAAGGCGCACGTCCTGCTCTGCACGCGATTCCATCCTGCTGATCGTGTAGAGCGCGGCGACCGAGCCGAGAAAGATCAGCAGCGGGACAGCGACGACCACCAGCCCCTTGGTGGCTAGGGGCCGATTGGCCCACCAGTTCGACACGGACCGCACCATCACGCTCCCCGCCCGATGCCGTGGCGCGTTGCAAGGATCGCGGCCTGGGTCCGGTCGCGCACGCCGAGTTTACCGATCAGGCGCTCTACATGCGTCTTGACGGTGCCCGGCGTAATGCTGAGCGCAATGGCGATTTCCTTGTTGGTGCTGCCACCAGCCAGCGCAGTGAGCACTTCGCGCTCACGCGGGGTCAGGCGTTTGATGGCTGCAAGCACGGGACCAGCCTGATCTTCAGAGACGGCCCGGCGCATCAGGGCGGGCGGGAAGGCGACACCGCCGGCCGCGACCTGCGCGAGCGCGGCGAGTACCTCGGCCCGGGCAGCGTCCTTGGCCAAAAACCCGCGCGCTCCGGCTGCAATTGCGGCCCGCAGATAGTCGGCGCTGTCGTGCATGGTGATCAGCACGACGCCAAGAGTTGGCATGGTGTCTGCCAAGCGCCGCGCAACCTCCAGCCCGTCGATCCCTCCGCCGGCATAGCGGATGTCGAGCAGCGCCAGATCGGGACTGTGCTCGGCGGCAAGGGCGAGGGCTTCCTCGCCGGTGCTTGCTTCTGCCGCGATCAGATAGCCCCCAGTGCGTTCGAGCAGCGCGCGCAGGCCTTCACGCGCGAGATCGTGGTCGTCGGCGATCAACACGCGGGTTAGGCTGCTGCCGCCGATCATCGGGCAGGGATCTCCGCAATGATCCGGCAGCCCTGGCCGGGCGCGCTGGAGATAACGAGCGTGCCTCCGAGGCGGTTGATTCGCTCGCGCATGTAGGACAGGCCTAGCCCGCGCCCGGTGGTGCTCGCGAGGCGTGACCGTGGATCGAAGCCCGCGCCGTTATCGCGGATTTCAACGCGGTAGTGGCCCTCAGTCTCGCTAACGCGGATGGTCACGTGCGCACCCGCACCTGCGTGCGCCCGGGCATTGTTCAAACCTTCCTGCACAATGCGGAACATCGCCGTTTCAACCAGCGTCGGCGGACGGGCACCAAGCTTCACATCAAACGTTACATCCTGCGCTGCCCCGGCGTCTTCG is a window of Novosphingobium sp. CECT 9465 DNA encoding:
- a CDS encoding alpha/beta hydrolase, translated to MPKSTLFLACAMMLASPALGGEPAETPIAAPGPDAPLSGTLRSAAGPQRAMALIIPGSGPTDRDGNNPLIGNAATYRLLAEALADKGIASVRIDKRGMFGSRAAVADPNAVTIPDYVADIAAWVSTIRAQTGAPCVWLIGHSEGGLVALASAGAVDDLCGLVLLSAGGRPFGEVIRQQLRANPANAPLLAAGERAIDELTAGRRVAADALPGPLLQVFHPAVQGYLISAMARDPASLATDTALPMLIVQGGKDIQVPTGDGERLKAAQPRATLLVVPGMNHVLKDVAGDSMADNIAVYRATDLPLSAGVAAAIASFMLSGK
- a CDS encoding SdpI family protein, with the translated sequence MSVRGLLTASLGLALAMLGFGLWVAAGLKSGAQLPVHWNLAGEADRTAPALVALAMPAVMAIMLCLLFVAIPRLEPLQPQLEASAPVLRAVWIGSLLLMVYVQMTIAAPALGWTLGPDLLLVGMGVLLVMVGDALPKSRPGLLVGIRTPWTLNNTDNWIATHRLGGKLMMVAGGLIVLATIAPLRSGVRMIIITALVTCAALVPVIYSWWLARRHTT
- a CDS encoding metalloregulator ArsR/SmtB family transcription factor, coding for MNEVFEVLSHPIRREVLELLKRGGMSAGEIADRFPVSKPTMSGHFAKLKAAGLIRGENRGGSIIYTLNLSTLEEALLGFMGRVGIGEDRLGAARDIGEQA
- a CDS encoding sterol desaturase family protein — translated: MENLAAAIDLIGGPAAIWLLAGVCFVSVVLERVWAIRGNPDYNNKGALCSIGLNLLSSIINLVIGVVLPLAVYVLVYDNWRLIDGLPLLVAVPVAFIVHDLSYYWERRLGHRVGLLWAFHAIHHSSNEFNHSTAARGFFLDGLPRPLFDTVAALLGVPPVVFIAVSVVKNAFGIWNHASYIGRLGWLDRWLATPMIHKVHHANQPQYIDRNYAQVLIVWDRLFGTYAVIGEEPNAGLVKPTHDYNPLTAQFVGLEQLKDRMDTAPRWRDKLAYLWRPPEWSHDGVCRSDCPRYVGPALS
- a CDS encoding SDR family oxidoreductase — protein: MAEELSGKVAWHALDVANADSFDAFAAAVEARFARIDALFNNAGVMPPAPLAALKRDEWKRMIDVNIHGVLNGMASVIPRFIAQGGGHVMNVASIAGHLVVPTAAVYCGTKHAMRAITESLRLEHDKIRATLISPGVVATELGHDITDPAVAEALITWRRQSLTPDAIARAVRFALEQPAGVDINEIIVRPTSAGM
- a CDS encoding response regulator — its product is MITPRKPTDVRILAIDDEPANLALVQAVLAREGYQHFEALTEPRLAAERYLAFKPDLVLLDLMMPSIDGYALLGSLGRLTGEGDLVPIMVLTADTSIEAKRRALALGARDIVTKPFDVFEFALRVANLIELRMIFEHLQARSSHH
- a CDS encoding ATP-binding protein; amino-acid sequence: MVRSVSNWWANRPLATKGLVVVAVPLLIFLGSVAALYTISRMESRAEQDVRLTIAIQNDVNEVHALLAEASSGVRGYLLTGEPRFLEPYDRAEQLVPQVTQRLRGSIRDAEASVHLARIEALASQKREGLSQLVAARRRTGADVVSDPTITAGLAANKQVLDALRGEIEGMQERERELLAARQDRLDRVRFNGLVITGLLTLAGLVGSLFAVFLFSSGIVRRVQRLERDAVLLAQGEALEQREAGRDEIGLLAVRMTEASALLRAREQALREGEERFRLVIEGVRDYGIFALDAQGNVVSWNTGAERIKGWTSGEILGRHFSTFYPGDDAYDRSMRNLAEAVRDGRMEDEGWRIRKDGTLFWANVVITALRDEAGELRGFSKVTRDITERRRAQEALEHSRQEAEQASSAKSLFLSRMSHELRTPLNAILGFAQLLELDHSGRGKTDAASIDQILRAGRHLLALIDEVLDIARIEAGKLGMEIVPVALCDTISEAVGLSLPEAESHHIAIRHETAPLAPVAADRRRLLQVLLNLLSNAIKYNRPCGEVVITAEVAGERVRVEVIDTGIGVDPGQAGELFQPFTRLAAGAARTEGTGLGLSLSRALIEAMDGSIGHAPRADGRDGACFWFELPLTAQSKIPDLLPARPPLPNHTAPRPLTILVVEDNLANAQLIEAVAARHWPEARILHAMQARLGLDLALRHSPDLVLLDLHLPDRDGDWVLRELGASFPDLPVILLTADALAAQADWTSRGAAAVLTKPIDVPSLLEVVELALMERTS
- a CDS encoding response regulator transcription factor translates to MIGGSSLTRVLIADDHDLAREGLRALLERTGGYLIAAEASTGEEALALAAEHSPDLALLDIRYAGGGIDGLEVARRLADTMPTLGVVLITMHDSADYLRAAIAAGARGFLAKDAARAEVLAALAQVAAGGVAFPPALMRRAVSEDQAGPVLAAIKRLTPREREVLTALAGGSTNKEIAIALSITPGTVKTHVERLIGKLGVRDRTQAAILATRHGIGRGA